Proteins encoded by one window of Vidua chalybeata isolate OUT-0048 chromosome 10, bVidCha1 merged haplotype, whole genome shotgun sequence:
- the ZMAT3 gene encoding zinc finger matrin-type protein 3: MILLQQAELLPHPEKPSSLPMSVATRPRASSPLSPPKSLGLGPSFHHTQEEELAKVVEQDPMLEELCKPLCCKLCNVTLNSAQQAQAHYQGKNHSKKLRNYYAANSCPAPARMSNSVEPAPPQVVSLPTQMGSSKPGGRVILATENDYCKLCDASFSSPAVAQAHYQGKNHAKRLRLAEAQNNSFSDASELGKRRARKEGSEYKMMQNRRNTYAVQNNTGPYFNPRSRQRIPRDLAMCVTPSGQFYCSMCNAGASEELEFRQHLESKQHKSKVSEQRYRNEMENLGYVQ, encoded by the exons ATGATTCTTCTACAGCAAGCAGAACTTCTTCCTCATCCTGAGAAGCCTTCATCCCTTCCTATGTCAGTGGCTACAAGGCCAAGAGCCAGCTCACCACTGTCCCCACCAAAGTCTCTCGGACTGGGGCCTTCCTTTCATCACACACAGGAAGAGGAACTTGCCAAGGTGGTGGAGCAGGACCCTATGCTGGAGGAACTATGTAAGCCCCTGTGCTGTAAGCTTTGCAATGTCACTCTGAATTCGGCCCAGCAAGCCCAGGCTCATTACCAG GGTAAAAACCACAGTAAGAAACTCCGGAATTACTATGCTGCCAACAGCTGTCCGGCACCTGCCAGGATGAGTAATTCTGTTGAGCCTGCCCCACCTCAGGTTGTCTCTCTTCCAACTCAG ATGGGATCCAGTAAACCAGGTGGCCGAGTGATCTTGGCTACAGAGAATGATTACTGCAAGCTTTGTGATGCCTCATTTAGTTCTCCGGCTGTGGCACAGGCTCACTACCAAGGGAAAAATCACGCCAAGCGGCTGCGTCTTGCAGAGGCACAGAATAACTCATTCTC GGATGCCTCAGAACTAGGCAAACGAAGGGCAAGGAAAGAAGGGAGTGAATATAAGATGATGCAGAACAGAAGAAATACGTATGCGGTTCAGAACAACACAG GTCCCTACTTCAACCCCCGCTCGCGCCAGAGGATCCCCCGTGACCTGGCCATGTGCGTGACGCCCAGCGGCCAGTTCTACTGCTCCATGTGCAACGCGGGCGCCAGCGAGGAGCTGGAGTTCAGGCAGCACCTGGAGAGCAAACAGCACAAGAGCAAAGTGTCCGAGCAGCGGTACAGGAACGAGATGGAGAACCTGGGCTACGTCCAATGA